The following coding sequences lie in one Rhodohalobacter barkolensis genomic window:
- the rho gene encoding transcription termination factor Rho, producing MSDTQTDKDTNIDLDKLHTKTVKELKEIAKSLGMKGVTALKKQAIIDRIRQQAEASGKSPDQKEKPLQNISYGNKEHIQTYDQNSNSGRSKRGGQPNKRHKSNKKPNKKHVSNVLPESDAPTLQERLDEITPQLGKFLLNEGTLEILPDGYGFLRSVNYNYKASPDDIYVSPSQIKRFRLKQGDCVIGIIRPPKVGERYFALLRVEGVNGKIPTDMDNREDFEDLLPVYPDMRFKLEYKPIEYTTRLMDLFAPIGKGQRGLIVAQPKTGKTTILRNIANAVNQNHPDTKIIILLVDERPEEVTEMERSVENAEVVASTFDEKPENHVGLSEIVFEKAKRLVESGQDVLLLMDSITRLARAYNVATGNSGRTMTGGVDSEALKAPRQLFSSARNIEGGGSLTIIATALVDTGSRMDDVIFEEFKGTGNMELVLDRRLAERRIYPAIDIFKSGTRREELIVPDQEREKVVLLRRYLNNHNAFEAMEFLLDKMKGTRSNEDFLISMNK from the coding sequence ATGTCGGACACTCAAACCGATAAGGATACAAATATCGACCTGGATAAATTACATACCAAAACGGTCAAGGAACTTAAAGAAATTGCCAAATCTCTGGGAATGAAAGGTGTTACTGCATTAAAAAAGCAGGCCATCATCGATCGCATTCGTCAGCAGGCTGAGGCATCCGGAAAAAGTCCTGATCAGAAAGAGAAGCCGCTGCAGAATATTTCTTACGGTAATAAAGAGCATATTCAAACGTACGACCAAAACTCCAATTCCGGTAGATCAAAGAGGGGAGGTCAGCCAAATAAGCGTCATAAGAGCAATAAGAAGCCGAATAAGAAACATGTTAGTAATGTTCTTCCGGAATCTGATGCTCCAACTCTTCAGGAACGTTTGGATGAAATTACCCCGCAACTCGGTAAATTTCTGCTGAATGAAGGTACGCTTGAGATTTTACCGGATGGTTACGGATTTCTTCGCTCTGTAAACTATAATTACAAGGCGAGTCCGGACGACATTTACGTTTCACCATCACAAATTAAACGGTTCAGGCTAAAACAGGGTGATTGTGTAATTGGAATTATTCGACCTCCAAAAGTGGGAGAGCGCTATTTTGCACTTCTTCGGGTTGAAGGTGTAAATGGAAAAATTCCAACAGACATGGATAACAGGGAAGATTTTGAAGATCTATTACCGGTCTATCCCGACATGAGATTCAAGCTGGAGTACAAACCGATAGAATATACTACCCGGCTTATGGATCTCTTCGCGCCGATTGGTAAGGGGCAGCGAGGATTGATTGTAGCTCAGCCCAAAACCGGTAAGACAACAATTCTTCGAAATATTGCCAACGCAGTAAACCAAAACCATCCGGATACCAAGATTATCATTCTATTGGTTGATGAGCGTCCCGAAGAGGTAACAGAAATGGAACGCTCTGTTGAAAATGCTGAAGTTGTAGCTTCTACATTTGATGAGAAACCGGAAAACCATGTCGGGCTATCTGAAATCGTATTTGAGAAGGCCAAGCGGCTTGTAGAGAGCGGTCAGGACGTGCTTCTGCTAATGGACTCCATCACCCGTCTAGCACGTGCTTACAACGTGGCAACGGGCAATTCAGGACGAACCATGACCGGTGGTGTAGATTCTGAAGCACTGAAAGCGCCACGACAGCTGTTCAGTTCAGCACGGAATATTGAAGGCGGTGGAAGCCTTACGATCATCGCTACAGCTCTGGTTGATACCGGATCGCGTATGGATGATGTGATCTTTGAAGAATTTAAGGGTACCGGTAATATGGAACTGGTTCTGGATCGTCGCCTTGCGGAACGAAGAATCTATCCGGCAATCGATATTTTCAAGAGTGGAACTAGAAGGGAAGAGCTTATTGTTCCGGACCAAGAGCGCGAAAAAGTTGTGCTTCTTCGCCGTTACCTGAATAATCACAACGCATTTGAAGCGATGGAATTCCTGCTAGATAAGATGAAGGGGACACGCTCCAACGAAGATTTTCTAATCTCGATGAATAAGTAA
- a CDS encoding choice-of-anchor L domain-containing protein encodes MLRFILAVFFILSIQHQVLFGQERVTKVINESESVNKINANSSVNIANTDVIEALGLNEEDVISIDFLGSDQLGYSIFSQAASGFPIKGNSYLVLSSGCADLALDVDIDANVISCELENGPTGPGSATDIVRLKLELNVPDGANFLSFDFKFFSEEYPNFIGSSFNDGFIVEVGESTFTVDGSGNLVAPDNVVFDKEGNPITINDTGTLGQKEGFAAGTAYGRKQNGGATTDLDTYIPISPGQETISLIFSIFDVADRVYDSTVFIDNMQFHVQPAIELIALEVNQSIQNWNNTVPLIEDKPTIVRAHMQTLTQDSVRANVWLEGYDEFDNPLSPAQVAPYESDSNIPGYISAEEDPFAFAQRRATYDKSINFDLPQSWLNGKIKLKINGGDISCPDQAQLISTSDGGCMTNILEFQESGVPEITFFLIDWKNSDGDIIKADFTNSDLFETIKKVISMFPISGVKGTYRGRITMEFSDVVGDSVSSKDILKKLNYMWLHDVLEGTINKDHIYYGFINSGKDNYKGEANDIPGFTAYTNLDNFTISTTMHELGHAFGQRHAVHSKFGDMPSDGWIEGIQKKGPCAEKAAPWAQDFPFFHRPEENHPEVATLGPVENVFNESWGINTNNRRIATVSHLGNVKKENGIWGDKKGGWNAELMSYCTNDNYSNEDSFDDRWISSFTYESIWEHIKDRYGSTASNLLAFAGSENFTELNSTLIGRYLVVSGSIDFAQETPENSVDFSPIQSIVNPSTIDHLTPDPGDFLLRAVGGDGEVLYETSFEPTFGSDGSMEVGSFSIAVPYDAEIASIQVLYNETPLGSVVASANTPTVQLEYPVGGESISGDSLEVIWNGTDSDGGDLSYSLYYSDNAGESWKTVITDIRQSSYSVNTSNLEKSSEGRFRIQVSDGFNTAEDTTGIFSVPNSTPDAFILSPSTDAQIDTSAVITLRGSASDLEDGQLEGSSLEWRSDVDGFLGNGSVLQLVGSTLSRGIHNVTLKATDMDGAYAETSVKLEITAPSPTTTVSTRPGVQGTIPNQELDPNGDTFYADLQEIFFDPSEGDLTFEVSSSNENVASVSIDGNQLSLVTSSVGVSEIDVTAKNGVGNSTITFMVIVGNVNLPVLISPVDDGTDVNIFPELIWEGKSQDEVYHLQLSDEATFNSTLVDVTALTNESYQIEEPLDYGQTYYWRVQVDDDLSEDQWSMISSFMTESIPIPDSLAMSINDESVSISWDISKTVGLTDIHIYRGSSINNLELYDEVSPEITEYTDTDPTQGSIFYSLKAIDLNNSESEFSDILSYYNQVHDISNSWEMISLPIEYESIDLQSSQLFSFNRTYSSDSTIVQGKGYWIRSATGESLNTKGVGLKNTVIKLNEGWNLIGSLVDTVEVSSIVDSSNVLSNAPIMTYQDGVYEEVDFMIPSYGYWVHANDSGYIFLDVDLITENGEETQIAQKVQSDIKSDKILFGVGDVELAFHISNNPLDNQIKYRYLLPPKPPVTVLDIRSDKNYSILDNLPAEIYLTSNNYPVSVNLSEDSVVDEFAYRIIAVDENEEIHINLLPGQKHSISKEYSSLILERVSLDEMILETNIDQNFPNPFNPTTNIRYQIANQAEVSMVVYDLLGRRVATLVNQTQQPGIYNVQFDGSSLASGVYFLRIQAGSFVDIQKLTLIK; translated from the coding sequence ATGCTGCGATTTATATTGGCTGTTTTTTTTATACTATCGATTCAACACCAAGTACTTTTTGGTCAGGAAAGAGTTACTAAAGTTATCAACGAATCAGAATCTGTAAATAAAATTAATGCAAATTCATCAGTAAACATTGCAAATACAGATGTTATAGAAGCTCTTGGATTAAATGAGGAAGACGTAATTTCAATTGATTTTTTAGGTAGTGACCAACTTGGTTACTCAATATTCAGCCAAGCTGCCTCAGGATTTCCAATTAAGGGAAATAGCTATTTAGTTTTGAGTTCTGGTTGTGCTGATTTGGCATTAGATGTTGATATAGATGCTAACGTGATTTCGTGCGAATTAGAAAATGGGCCTACAGGTCCCGGTAGTGCAACCGATATAGTAAGACTGAAGCTTGAGCTCAATGTGCCGGATGGTGCGAATTTCTTGTCGTTTGATTTTAAGTTTTTCTCTGAAGAATATCCCAATTTTATAGGAAGTTCTTTTAACGATGGGTTTATCGTGGAAGTTGGAGAGTCAACTTTTACAGTTGATGGGAGTGGAAATTTAGTTGCGCCCGATAACGTGGTTTTCGATAAAGAGGGAAATCCTATAACAATTAATGATACTGGTACATTAGGACAAAAGGAAGGATTTGCTGCTGGTACTGCATATGGCAGGAAGCAAAATGGAGGTGCAACAACAGATCTGGATACATATATACCTATCTCTCCAGGGCAGGAAACAATTTCATTAATTTTTTCAATTTTTGATGTGGCTGACAGGGTTTACGATTCTACTGTCTTTATCGATAATATGCAATTTCACGTACAGCCTGCTATAGAATTAATTGCTTTAGAAGTAAACCAGTCCATCCAAAACTGGAATAATACAGTTCCGCTCATTGAAGACAAACCAACAATTGTAAGAGCTCATATGCAAACGCTTACTCAGGATAGCGTGAGAGCCAATGTATGGCTGGAAGGGTACGACGAATTTGATAATCCATTAAGCCCTGCGCAGGTAGCTCCATATGAATCAGACTCCAATATACCGGGGTATATCTCAGCAGAAGAAGATCCGTTCGCATTTGCACAAAGACGGGCAACGTACGATAAAAGTATAAACTTCGATTTACCACAATCCTGGCTAAACGGAAAAATCAAGCTGAAAATAAATGGTGGGGATATCAGCTGCCCGGACCAAGCTCAATTAATTAGTACCAGTGATGGAGGGTGTATGACGAACATCCTTGAATTTCAGGAAAGCGGTGTGCCAGAAATCACTTTTTTTCTGATAGACTGGAAAAATAGTGATGGTGATATCATTAAGGCAGATTTTACTAACTCTGATCTTTTTGAGACTATTAAAAAAGTAATTTCAATGTTTCCAATTAGCGGGGTTAAGGGCACTTATCGTGGCAGAATAACTATGGAATTTAGTGACGTTGTGGGGGATAGTGTTTCTTCAAAAGATATCTTGAAAAAACTAAACTACATGTGGTTACATGATGTACTTGAAGGCACTATAAACAAAGATCACATTTACTATGGGTTTATAAATTCTGGTAAAGATAACTACAAAGGTGAAGCTAATGATATCCCTGGTTTTACAGCATATACGAATCTTGATAATTTCACTATTTCTACCACAATGCATGAACTTGGTCATGCATTTGGTCAACGTCACGCAGTTCACAGTAAATTCGGCGATATGCCCTCCGATGGATGGATAGAGGGAATTCAAAAAAAAGGTCCATGTGCTGAAAAAGCAGCACCATGGGCACAAGACTTTCCATTTTTTCATCGGCCTGAAGAAAATCATCCGGAAGTAGCAACTTTAGGCCCTGTAGAAAATGTTTTTAATGAATCTTGGGGCATAAATACCAACAATAGAAGAATTGCCACTGTAAGTCATCTTGGCAATGTGAAAAAAGAAAATGGTATTTGGGGTGATAAAAAAGGTGGGTGGAATGCAGAACTGATGAGTTACTGTACTAATGATAATTATTCCAATGAAGATTCTTTTGATGACCGCTGGATTTCAAGTTTCACATATGAAAGTATATGGGAGCATATCAAAGATAGATATGGCTCAACTGCTTCTAATCTGCTCGCCTTTGCAGGAAGCGAAAATTTTACTGAGCTGAATTCTACATTAATAGGGCGCTATTTGGTTGTGAGTGGAAGCATTGATTTTGCACAGGAAACCCCGGAAAACAGCGTAGATTTTTCGCCCATACAAAGTATTGTTAATCCAAGCACGATAGACCACCTGACTCCCGATCCGGGTGATTTTCTGCTCCGTGCAGTTGGAGGTGACGGTGAAGTGCTCTATGAAACATCGTTTGAACCCACGTTTGGGTCTGACGGCTCCATGGAGGTAGGCTCATTTTCGATTGCTGTTCCTTACGATGCCGAAATAGCATCGATTCAGGTACTGTATAATGAAACACCATTGGGTAGTGTTGTTGCTTCGGCAAACACCCCAACCGTTCAACTGGAATATCCAGTTGGTGGAGAAAGCATTTCAGGGGATAGCCTGGAAGTGATTTGGAATGGTACTGATTCGGATGGTGGTGATTTATCCTATTCACTTTACTATAGCGATAATGCTGGGGAAAGCTGGAAGACTGTTATTACTGATATCCGTCAGTCGAGTTATTCAGTAAATACGAGCAACCTGGAGAAATCAAGTGAGGGAAGGTTTCGAATTCAGGTCAGTGATGGATTTAATACCGCTGAAGATACAACCGGTATATTTTCAGTTCCAAACTCTACACCGGACGCTTTTATTCTTTCCCCTTCAACAGATGCTCAAATTGACACATCTGCCGTAATTACATTACGCGGAAGTGCCAGCGATCTGGAGGATGGTCAGCTGGAAGGATCGAGTTTGGAATGGAGATCTGATGTGGATGGATTTCTGGGGAACGGTTCTGTATTGCAACTGGTAGGATCTACCCTTTCAAGAGGTATCCATAATGTTACGTTAAAAGCAACCGACATGGATGGTGCTTATGCTGAAACATCAGTCAAGTTAGAAATCACAGCTCCATCACCTACTACCACTGTGTCAACAAGACCAGGAGTTCAAGGGACTATTCCTAACCAGGAATTAGATCCAAACGGTGATACATTTTATGCGGATTTGCAAGAAATATTTTTTGACCCGTCTGAAGGTGATTTAACTTTTGAAGTTAGTTCATCTAATGAAAATGTTGCAAGCGTATCAATTGATGGTAATCAACTATCCCTGGTTACAAGTTCAGTCGGTGTTTCTGAAATAGATGTAACTGCGAAAAATGGCGTTGGCAATTCAACAATTACATTTATGGTTATTGTGGGCAATGTTAATTTACCAGTTTTAATTTCTCCGGTTGATGATGGTACAGATGTAAACATTTTTCCGGAGTTGATATGGGAAGGAAAATCTCAGGACGAAGTTTATCATTTACAACTTTCGGATGAAGCAACATTTAATTCAACTTTAGTTGATGTCACAGCCTTGACCAATGAGTCTTATCAAATTGAAGAACCTTTGGACTATGGGCAAACTTATTATTGGAGAGTTCAAGTAGATGACGATCTTAGTGAAGATCAGTGGAGTATGATTTCAAGTTTTATGACAGAATCTATTCCTATCCCAGATAGTCTTGCAATGAGTATAAATGATGAGTCAGTTTCTATTTCCTGGGACATAAGCAAAACTGTAGGTTTGACTGACATACATATATACAGAGGTTCTTCAATAAACAATTTGGAGCTTTATGATGAGGTAAGTCCGGAAATCACAGAATATACAGATACAGATCCGACTCAAGGATCAATTTTTTATTCTTTAAAAGCCATAGATTTAAACAATAGTGAATCTGAGTTTTCAGATATACTCAGTTATTATAATCAAGTTCATGACATATCTAACTCTTGGGAAATGATCAGCCTTCCGATTGAATATGAGTCAATTGACTTACAAAGCTCACAACTCTTTAGTTTTAATAGAACCTATTCAAGCGACTCAACTATAGTGCAAGGAAAAGGGTACTGGATTCGAAGTGCAACAGGTGAGAGCCTAAATACCAAAGGTGTTGGATTGAAAAATACAGTTATTAAACTAAATGAGGGATGGAATTTGATCGGTAGTCTTGTGGATACAGTTGAAGTTAGCTCAATAGTCGATTCATCGAATGTCCTTTCGAATGCTCCAATAATGACATACCAAGATGGTGTTTATGAAGAAGTAGATTTCATGATCCCTTCTTACGGATATTGGGTACATGCTAATGATTCAGGATACATATTTTTGGATGTTGATTTAATCACTGAAAATGGTGAAGAAACACAGATAGCTCAAAAAGTACAAAGTGATATAAAATCAGATAAGATTTTATTTGGAGTTGGTGATGTAGAATTGGCTTTTCACATATCAAATAATCCATTAGACAATCAAATTAAATATCGTTACTTGCTTCCACCTAAACCACCAGTAACAGTTTTAGATATTAGGTCTGATAAAAATTATTCGATCCTTGATAATTTACCTGCTGAAATTTACTTGACCTCAAATAATTATCCGGTGAGTGTTAATTTATCAGAGGATTCTGTGGTTGATGAGTTTGCATATAGGATAATAGCAGTTGATGAAAACGAAGAAATCCACATTAATCTGTTGCCCGGGCAAAAACATTCAATATCTAAAGAATATTCATCTTTGATTTTGGAACGGGTATCTCTTGATGAGATGATTTTAGAAACGAACATTGATCAGAACTTCCCAAATCCATTTAATCCAACCACAAACATTAGATATCAAATTGCAAATCAAGCAGAGGTTTCAATGGTTGTTTATGATTTGTTAGGAAGGCGTGTGGCTACGTTAGTGAATCAAACACAGCAGCCAGGTATCTATAATGTACAGTTCGATGGGTCGAGCCTTGCATCCGGGGTCTATTTCCTGCGTATTCAGGCTGGAAGCTTTGTGGATATTCAGAAACTCACACTGATCAAATAA